The following proteins come from a genomic window of Solea solea chromosome 3, fSolSol10.1, whole genome shotgun sequence:
- the LOC131456919 gene encoding serine protease FAM111A-like has product MASSSDCHRKIKEERDDDLKLSTGHSHIFTVKFKNKEKKHTVLCESLCTVLDAMKSNEKIRQKITCPDENIVIQRGTGDNECTIATHFPCTLLEMNENLLVLMDNKIIERKTKEDLPIRPEEEYAIFFIDKDFGRNAKTKPLFRSNALKNSKYVCIYGDKEITVVEALQKDGRFVNDFDSFYLEDIDKKEHTYDCTMKIMVLHGNKFKICMERMKKEAEGAKGSDNLQETPGAHQKGVSVIRAGERTNDDNTEEIRQILCDQFPQLRALMEKRVRQRPFEELLELKKENFGKIQQSFSEVHRVRELLKLSKSVCKIVVYGICEGTGFVLFDDLILTNAHLFDKVQPENHVPVYALFDFELPQPETDYCGFSCEKEFIDIDKELDYAVLKLCPGGERSKSQSKKSVVIPPGLLKKFGPVPENGEACIIGHPQGDIKKMDPTCIIEEEERIKEINEHVSQYKDTVFIIQSVVHELKNQGIENILKGGAAADKCVTYNTFMYHGSSGSPVFDQSCQVFGLHTAGYTYTWPKGSGESVIEYALPLLHIFNKFVSNLREKNNETLLERITEEAKGNQHLKDI; this is encoded by the exons ATG GCCTCGTCATCAGACTGTCACCGTAAAATAAAGGAAGAGAGGGATGATGACCTTAAACTTTCG ACTGGTCACTCCCACATCTTCACtgtgaaatttaaaaacaaagagaaaaaacacaccGTACTCTGTGAGAGTCTGTGCACAGTGCTGGACGCGATGAAATCCAATGAAAAAATTAGACAGAagatcacttgtccagatgaaAACATTGTGATTCAGAGAGGCACAGGAGATAATGAGTGTACCATAGCCACACATTTCCCCTGTACTTTGCTCGAAATGAATGAGAACCTACTAGTGTTAATGGATAATAAAATCATCGAAAGAAAAACCAAAGAGGATCTACCTATACGCCCAGAGGAAGAATATGCCATCTTCTTCATTGAcaaagattttggacgaaatgccAAAACAAAGCCGCTCTTCAGAAGCAATGCTCTCAAAAATTCAAAGTACGTCTGTATTTACGGAGACAAAGAGATAACTGTGGTAGAAGCTCTGCAAAAAGATGGTCGCTTTGTTAATGATTTTGACAGTTTCTATCTGGAAGACATTGATAAAAAGGAACATACGTACGACTGTACGATGAAAATTATGGTTTTACATGGGAATAAATTCAAGATATGCATGGAGAGGATGAAAAAGGAAGCAGAGGGAGCAAAGGGCAGTGACAACCTGCAGGAAACCCCAGGAGCACATCAGAAAGGAGTCAGTGTGATAAGAGCAGGGGAAAGGACAAACGACGACAACACAGAGGAGATTCGTCAAATACTGTGTGACCAGTTTCCACAGCTGAGAGCACTTATGGAGAAAAGAGTCCGTCAAAGACCTTTTGAGGAGCTGCTGGAATTGAAGAAGGAAAATTTTGGAAAAATCCAACAATCATTCAGCGAAGTTCACAGAGTCAGAGAGCTGCTGAAACTGAGCAAATCAGTGTGTAAGATTGTGGTTTATGGCATTTGTGAGGGCACTGGCTTTGTCCTGTTTGACGACTTAATCCTGACCAATgcacatttatttgacaaagtaCAGCCAGAAAATCACGTACCAGTCTATGCCCTATTTGACTTTGAACTACCCCAGCCAGAAACAGATTACTGCGGATTCTCGTGTGAGAAAGAATTTATCGACATTGACAAAGAGCTAGATTATGCCGTACTTAAACTCTGTCCAGGAGGCGAAAGATCAAAATCTCAAAGTAAAAAGAGCGTTGTGATACCACCAGGACTCCTGAAGAAGTTTGGTCCAGTACCTGAGAATGGTGAAGCCTGTATCATCGGACACCCACAAggagacattaaaaaaatggatCCAACATGTATcattgaggaggaggaaaggatcAAAGAGATCAATGAGCACGTGAGTCAGTACAAAGACACCGTATTCATTATCCAGTCAGTCGTGCATGAGCTCAAAAACCAAGGCATTGAAAACATACTGAAGGGTGGAGCTGCAGCAGACAAATGTGTGACCTACAACACTTTCATGTATCATGGCTCTTCTGGCTCCCCAGTGTTTGATCAGTCGTGTCAAGTTTTCGGTTTGCACACGGCAGGATACACCTACACATGGCCAAAGGGCTCTGGAGAGAGCGTGATTGAGTATGCCCTTCCTCTGCTTCACATATTCAACAAGTTTGTGAGCAATCTGAGGGAGAAGAACAATGAGACGCTGTTGGAGAGAATCACTGAAGAAGCAAAAGGAAACCAGCACCTAAAAGACATCTAG